The Bacteroidia bacterium genomic interval ATATGCAGTGTTTTCATATCCACTGTCTTCCGGACTGGGTGCTTTGTTCCAAATGGGGGTTGCAACTGCTCCAGGTTCTATGATACTCACTTTAATCCCAAACAACATCAACTCTCTGCGCAAAGCATCACTAAGACCCTCAATCGCATGCTTGGTAGCACAATACATTCCAATAAAAGGCATAGAAACTTTTCCTCCCACTGAACTCATATTCAAAATCCTGCCTGGCTCTGAAGTATAATATGGATCTGCTCCTAATAAAGGGAGAAAGGAACGGGTAACTCGAATGACTCCCATCACATTGATGTTGAGCATCTCTTCAATATCTTCGATGGGTTGGTGCATAATCGGGCCTGACAGAGCGGTGCCAGCATTGTTGAATAAACCATAAAGACCTTTCCCTCCTAACCTTCTTTCTACCTCTTTGACAGCTTTATCAATAGCTGCCTGGTCACGTACATCAAAAATCAGGGGAAAGCAGTTTATTCCAAACTCACTAAGAAGGCGTTTTGCATCTTTTTCTTTTCTGACATTGGCAAAAACTCGATAGCCGTTATTGATTAATTCCTGGGTTGTGGCGTACCCGATACCGGTTGAGGCTCCCGTTACTAGGATAGATTTCATATTTGGGTCGATTAGAGGTTAAAGTAACAAGAACAAGCATTGTTTCGCAAAAGGTACAAAAAAGGAGCTAAGCAAAACTCAGCTCCACAGACAGTTTTAGCCTTATTCTAACATCATAATTCGGACAGAACTTCATCGATTTGAGCCTTGTGCCTCATACTGTGTGCAGCTATCACCAAAAAGAGTTGATAGCTGTCAGCGGGCCCATAAGGGGATTTTCCAATATGTCCCCGCAAGGGAAGGCTTTCATCCTGCAAAAAAGCCCTTATTTGTTCCCTCGAATTTTTAAACGCTTGCAAGGCTTCTTCTTTCGTCATGATCTCAGGCTGTTCCGGCAAAGGAGTTTTAACTTTTACACCTCTGTCAGCTATTTTTCCGATAAGCCAGGCATCTTGCGATCTCAGGTCTTCTTTAAAATTTGAAGGGCTCTTGAGTAGCGCCTGGATATTTCTGAACAAGCCCCGTTCTGCCTGTAGAACATGGCTCATGCACTGAGCAGGAGACCAAGTGTCTGGATTTGGCGAATGCTTCCATTGTTCTTCTGTAAGAGAAGTAAGGCTAGTCAAAAGCTCTTCCTCGCTGGCTTGAAGGAAATTTAGCAGAAAGCTACGCTCGCTCGTATCGATTTTGAAGTCCTGTCCGACTAAACGGATACCCATAAGCAAGAGGATAAAGCAGATTAAAATTTGTCTCATGTATTTAGTATTGTTGATTCAAAACCGAAACTACCAAGAAGAATATGCTATGAGGTGGGGTGAATCTGCCTCTTTTGTTGGGGAAATTGGCCAGCTTTAAATTCCTGTCCTTAAATGATGTATAATAGCTCAAAATAGTCCATATGAAGAAACTGGCTCTATTGATCCCCGAAGGTAAAAGCAGTCCTTTAGCCATAACCGGAGTAAGTACCATTTGCAAATTGGGGCAGCAATATGGTCTAGCTATAGATTATAAAATTCTTTCGACCCAAAAAGAGGCGCATTTGGATGCAGGAAAATTCATCCTTAAATCCGATGAACGGATAGAGCAAGGTGCATTCTATGATTTCCTTATTATCCCCTCTATCATTGGGCCCGTTGATGACTCTCTTCGATTGAATAAAGATCTCTGTGCCTTTGTTAAAAATTCCTATGAAAAGGGAAGTAAGATTATATCGATGTGTACAGGAGCTTATTTATTGGCGGAGACTGGCCTCCTGGATGGATATGAGGCTTCCTCTCATTATGCTGCAATAGATGACTTGAAAAATCGATTTCCCCAGGTTCACTGGAAAGCTGATAAAATTATCACAGATCAGGATGGACTCTATACGAGTGGAGGTACACTTTCTTCTTTTAACGTCCTGATTTACCTCATGGAAAAATACTTTGACAAGGAAATCGCCTATAGCATTGCCAAGGTAATTCAGATGGATTATCCCCGAAATAGCCAAAAACCCTTTTATATTTTTAGCAATCAGAAAAATCATGAGGATGAACTCATTCTAAACATCCAGAATCATCTTGAGAAGACCCTGGACCAGCAAATTAGCCTACATCAGATTTGCCATAGATTTGGGATCAGCAGAAGGAGTTTGAATAGACGATTTAAGCAGGCAACGGGAGAAAACCCACAAATCTATATTCAGAGAATCAAAGTAGAACAGGCAAAAAGATGGCTGGAAAGCAGCGGAAAACATATCAATGAGATCACAACTAATCTGGGATACCAGGATTTGGAATCCTTTCGAAAAGTCTTCAAGAAAATAAGTGGTCTGTTACCAAGTGAATACAGAAGAAAGCTTAAATCAAGCTCCTAATCCTCTTCTTTTTCGTCTCTTGTAAGCATGCCATTGAAAAGCAGATCATTGATGATGTCAGCATGCCTTTCTACTTCTTTCTCATCAAATGGATTCAGATTATATAGCGTCTCCATTTGATAGGAACGGGAAAACAGGGTTGTAATGGAACCAATTACAAAGCTTGTCATATTTGGAGAAGGGATCTCCTTGATTCTTCCTTTCTTTTGTTCCTCAACTCTTACCGTATCCATATAGTGATAAATCTTACCCAGAAGATTTTCAATCAACCATTTGGATCTATCAGATTTGGAAAAGACTTCCTGAACCACGATCTGTTGAAACTCAGGATAGCGGGCAGAAACATAAACAATTTGTTTATTGAAAAGCTTCATCTGTTGAATCCCATCCAAATCCTTGATTAGGCGTGAAAGATTATCCAATTCCTTGATGATCTCCCCTCCTATCAGATTCAGAGCGCTCTTCCAAAGTTCCTCCTTGGACCCAAAATGATAATGCAGGTTAGAATCCGCTACTCCTACTTCCTTTGCCAGGCTATTGAGGCTAACCCCTCGAAAGCCATTTTTTGCAAATGATTTGAGAGCGGTCCTCAAAATTCCATCCAGATTCACACCTTGTTTCTCGCTAGGCCTTCCTGGCTTCCTTTTATTTGGTTTCTCGTCCATGCTTTTCCACTAATTATACCTCTAGCTACACAATTATTGTGAATTGTCTCAATAATTCCTCAAGAAATTTAGGCCTTTGTGTACAATATCTGACTAATTCTTTATAGCATCCTCACAATATTAGGTTGAGTTCTAAATATTATTGGAAAGTTACTTCATAAGCTATACTTTTGTGTTTGTTAAAAACAGAATTTACTCAATTATCGTACAATACTAAGAGCCCTTAAAAAATAAATAAAAGTCATGGCGCAAGTTGAAATTCTCATTCCCAAAATGGGCGAAGGTGTAATAGAAGCTACCGTGCTTAACTGGCTTAAGTCTGTGGGAGATGAAGTAGAAGAAGATGAGACCCTCCTTGAAATTGCCACAGATAAAGTTGACTCCGATGTTCCTTCTCCTGTCAGTGGAAAATTAGTTCAGATTCTGGCTGAAGCAGATGAAGTTGTAGCCGTTGGGAAAGTCATAGCCATTAT includes:
- a CDS encoding TetR/AcrR family transcriptional regulator, yielding MDEKPNKRKPGRPSEKQGVNLDGILRTALKSFAKNGFRGVSLNSLAKEVGVADSNLHYHFGSKEELWKSALNLIGGEIIKELDNLSRLIKDLDGIQQMKLFNKQIVYVSARYPEFQQIVVQEVFSKSDRSKWLIENLLGKIYHYMDTVRVEEQKKGRIKEIPSPNMTSFVIGSITTLFSRSYQMETLYNLNPFDEKEVERHADIINDLLFNGMLTRDEKEED
- a CDS encoding helix-turn-helix domain-containing protein, giving the protein MKKLALLIPEGKSSPLAITGVSTICKLGQQYGLAIDYKILSTQKEAHLDAGKFILKSDERIEQGAFYDFLIIPSIIGPVDDSLRLNKDLCAFVKNSYEKGSKIISMCTGAYLLAETGLLDGYEASSHYAAIDDLKNRFPQVHWKADKIITDQDGLYTSGGTLSSFNVLIYLMEKYFDKEIAYSIAKVIQMDYPRNSQKPFYIFSNQKNHEDELILNIQNHLEKTLDQQISLHQICHRFGISRRSLNRRFKQATGENPQIYIQRIKVEQAKRWLESSGKHINEITTNLGYQDLESFRKVFKKISGLLPSEYRRKLKSSS
- a CDS encoding DinB family protein gives rise to the protein MRQILICFILLLMGIRLVGQDFKIDTSERSFLLNFLQASEEELLTSLTSLTEEQWKHSPNPDTWSPAQCMSHVLQAERGLFRNIQALLKSPSNFKEDLRSQDAWLIGKIADRGVKVKTPLPEQPEIMTKEEALQAFKNSREQIRAFLQDESLPLRGHIGKSPYGPADSYQLFLVIAAHSMRHKAQIDEVLSEL
- a CDS encoding SDR family oxidoreductase; translation: MKSILVTGASTGIGYATTQELINNGYRVFANVRKEKDAKRLLSEFGINCFPLIFDVRDQAAIDKAVKEVERRLGGKGLYGLFNNAGTALSGPIMHQPIEDIEEMLNINVMGVIRVTRSFLPLLGADPYYTSEPGRILNMSSVGGKVSMPFIGMYCATKHAIEGLSDALRRELMLFGIKVSIIEPGAVATPIWNKAPSPEDSGYENTAYEESVIAFLKAFAEEGKKGMNPSKVASLVREIFESKKPKNRYMISPTPFTDKVLLQYLPGKMLDGMLAKEFKLNPKQGNSSEEESIESKITEN